In the Clostridia bacterium genome, one interval contains:
- a CDS encoding metallophosphoesterase — protein MKNNLTIKKPKISNIEFEHPLIGKAFDGYKILHLSDLHNKEFGVNQTILLKTTRDLQPDIILVTGDIIDRRNVHVDKAMNFFYEAVNIAPIYFSSGNHEYRFGRYDELKQRLIDEGVNVLNNEYTQIYKSEEFFTLIGVNDLDFFQSPLDFENTIKSLSQQTQGFKILMSHKPHKVEIYKESNVDLVLSGHAHGGQIRLPFIGGLFAPG, from the coding sequence ATGAAAAATAACTTAACTATCAAAAAACCCAAGATATCAAATATTGAATTTGAGCACCCGTTGATAGGTAAAGCTTTTGATGGGTACAAAATTTTGCATTTGTCTGACTTGCATAATAAAGAATTTGGTGTAAATCAGACTATACTTTTAAAAACTACAAGGGATCTGCAACCCGATATAATTTTGGTTACAGGCGATATTATTGACCGTCGTAATGTTCATGTAGATAAAGCTATGAATTTTTTTTATGAAGCTGTCAATATTGCGCCTATTTATTTTTCTAGTGGAAATCATGAATACCGTTTTGGAAGGTATGACGAATTAAAACAAAGATTAATTGATGAAGGCGTCAATGTGCTGAACAATGAGTACACCCAAATTTATAAAAGCGAAGAGTTTTTTACTTTGATAGGCGTAAATGATTTGGATTTTTTTCAAAGCCCCTTGGATTTTGAAAATACCATAAAAAGTCTTAGTCAACAGACGCAAGGTTTCAAAATTTTGATGTCTCATAAGCCGCACAAAGTTGAAATATATAAAGAAAGTAATGTTGATTTGGTACTTAGCGGACATGCGCATGGCGGACAAATACGACTGCCTTTTATTGGTGGATTGTTTGCACCAGGA
- the hprK gene encoding HPr(Ser) kinase/phosphatase, producing the protein MERVKLIDFAKKLDLEIIYQGKEYITLSTININRPGIQLTGFYTHFGADRVQIMGEMEFAYLKSLTEEQRYESLDKYFSYPLPCLIISTNLEPLKEMVELVQKHQIPLLRSKQRTTFIFNDISTYLNDLLAPTITMHGVLIDMYGVGVLITGQSGIGKSENALELVQRGHRLVADDAVVIRRVNDRLIGSSPENIRYFMEVRGIGIIDVRNMYGVGAVKRTKVIDMVVHLEKWDDKKDYDRLGSSTEEIDILDHKLPRIVVPVKPGRNVAVILEVAARDHRLKSMGFSALDELNKRMMLGDN; encoded by the coding sequence ATAGAAAGAGTAAAATTAATTGATTTTGCTAAGAAATTGGATTTGGAAATAATATACCAAGGAAAAGAGTATATTACTCTAAGTACAATTAACATAAACCGTCCGGGAATTCAGCTGACTGGATTTTATACACATTTTGGCGCCGATCGTGTTCAGATCATGGGCGAAATGGAGTTTGCATATCTAAAAAGTCTTACTGAAGAGCAACGCTACGAAAGTCTAGACAAATATTTTTCTTATCCGTTGCCCTGTTTGATTATAAGCACAAACTTGGAACCTCTAAAAGAAATGGTAGAACTTGTCCAAAAGCATCAGATACCCCTTCTTAGGTCAAAACAGCGTACGACTTTTATATTTAATGATATAAGTACATATCTTAATGACTTATTGGCGCCTACTATCACTATGCACGGCGTCTTGATAGATATGTATGGTGTAGGTGTTTTGATAACAGGTCAAAGCGGCATAGGAAAATCAGAAAACGCGCTAGAACTTGTTCAACGCGGACATAGATTGGTTGCCGACGATGCGGTCGTTATAAGAAGAGTTAATGACAGACTTATAGGTTCTTCGCCTGAAAATATTAGATATTTTATGGAAGTTAGAGGCATAGGAATAATCGACGTGCGAAATATGTACGGCGTCGGTGCCGTAAAACGTACCAAAGTCATAGATATGGTTGTTCATCTTGAAAAATGGGATGACAAAAAAGACTATGACAGATTGGGCTCATCAACTGAAGAAATAGATATTTTGGATCACAAACTGCCTAGGATTGTTGTTCCTGTAAAGCCTGGACGAAATGTAGCTGTTATTTTGGAAGTAGCAGCTAGAGACCATCGTCTAAAATCAATGGGCTTCTCAGCCTTGGACGAACTCAATAAGCGTATGATGCTTGGAGATAATTAA
- a CDS encoding HAD family hydrolase, which yields MKLKYPIAVSDFDGTLLRNDNKISEHTRDVIKELIDAGGSFFIATGRMHRAIINRLEEAGLGGLDIPVISYQGALVKSAISNKVLYESSLDLETATQIIKEARARNLYIHAYIDDTLYVEKEMSWTTGYTNYLGITFTEVGDLLKFITQKLSDKEQHHSCHKLLMMMDTDIIERELKHFLNKFGGGVDYEKKDNTPNPSAKAIFNTSSEHLLECVALNAGKDKAIEHIVKNMGYTLDDVMTIGDSLNDYSMVLRAGMGVAVQNADERLKNVAKFIAPSNDDDGVAYAIEKLIFLR from the coding sequence ATGAAATTGAAATACCCTATTGCAGTGTCAGACTTTGATGGAACACTACTTAGAAATGACAACAAAATAAGTGAACATACTAGAGATGTAATAAAAGAACTTATAGATGCGGGCGGCTCATTTTTTATAGCGACAGGCAGAATGCATCGTGCTATAATTAACCGCTTGGAAGAAGCTGGTTTGGGCGGATTGGATATTCCCGTCATAAGTTATCAAGGTGCTTTGGTAAAAAGCGCTATTAGCAACAAGGTGCTGTATGAAAGCTCTTTGGATCTAGAAACGGCAACTCAAATAATCAAAGAGGCAAGAGCACGAAATCTTTATATACATGCATACATTGATGACACCTTGTATGTTGAAAAGGAAATGTCCTGGACCACAGGATATACTAATTATTTGGGCATAACTTTTACAGAAGTTGGAGATCTGCTAAAATTTATAACCCAAAAATTAAGCGATAAAGAGCAGCATCATTCATGTCACAAACTGCTTATGATGATGGACACAGATATCATTGAACGAGAACTTAAGCACTTTTTGAACAAGTTTGGCGGCGGAGTGGATTATGAAAAAAAGGATAATACTCCAAATCCTTCTGCAAAAGCCATATTTAATACATCAAGCGAGCATCTTTTGGAATGTGTTGCGCTTAATGCTGGCAAGGATAAAGCAATAGAACATATAGTAAAAAATATGGGATATACACTAGATGATGTTATGACAATCGGCGACAGTCTTAACGATTATAGTATGGTTTTGAGGGCAGGAATGGGCGTAGCTGTTCAAAATGCAGACGAACGGCTCAAGAATGTAGCTAAGTTTATTGCACCTTCAAACGACGATGATGGAGTCGCTTATGCTATAGAAAAGCTTATTTTTTTGAGGTAA